In one Desulfomicrobium macestii genomic region, the following are encoded:
- a CDS encoding recombinase family protein gives MAEGKFISYLRVSTAKQGLSGLGLEAQRKAVTDYLNGGNWTLLTEYVEVESGKKNDRPELTKALAHCHLTGATLVIAKLDRLSRNARFLLGLQEAGVHFIATDMPTANELTVGIMALVAQEERKAISARTKAALAAAKERGVKLGCPKGAAHLRQYGNELGVEAVKRNADERAGKLVDVVREIQEAQGITSLKGIADKLNKMGVTTPRGGAWHASSVKNLLARLESR, from the coding sequence ATGGCTGAAGGGAAGTTCATCTCATATCTGCGGGTATCCACCGCTAAGCAGGGGCTGTCAGGACTTGGCCTTGAGGCGCAGAGGAAGGCTGTCACCGACTACCTGAACGGCGGGAACTGGACCCTGTTGACTGAATACGTGGAGGTTGAGAGCGGGAAGAAGAACGACAGACCAGAACTGACCAAGGCCCTAGCCCATTGCCACCTCACAGGGGCCACGCTTGTCATTGCCAAGCTGGACCGCCTGTCACGCAATGCCCGTTTCTTGTTAGGCCTTCAGGAAGCTGGGGTTCACTTCATCGCCACCGACATGCCGACAGCAAACGAGCTTACAGTGGGCATCATGGCCCTTGTGGCACAGGAGGAACGGAAGGCCATCTCTGCCAGGACCAAGGCCGCTCTTGCTGCCGCCAAGGAGCGAGGGGTAAAGCTCGGATGCCCCAAGGGAGCCGCTCACCTCCGGCAGTACGGGAACGAGCTTGGTGTAGAAGCAGTGAAGCGTAATGCCGATGAGCGAGCCGGGAAGTTGGTTGATGTGGTCAGAGAGATTCAGGAAGCCCAAGGCATCACCAGCTTGAAAGGTATAGCTGATAAACTGAACAAGATGGGAGTGACCACGCCCAGGGGCGGGGCTTGGCATGCGTCTAGTGTGAAGAACCTACTGGCAAGGCTTGAATCGAGGTAG